The region TAACTTTCCAGTGGTTTAATGGAGACCAAGTTGTAATACCTGCACATAATAAGGGAGCGGTAGCAGCTTCATCTAAATTTTCGGGAACACGTAAAACAAATTTTTCATTTACCACAACAGCTGTTGAGTACCCGCCATACGTTTGTAAGCCTTCTAAATGTTTATCTGCACTATTGTAAGTCCACGTTGCTCCTTGTTCACAAAATTGTTCTAAATCTTGATGGCATGAATTACAACTTTTACAAGAATCTACTAAACAACCAACACCTACTAAATCCCCTACTTTAAAAGTTTTTACGTGTTCTCCTATTTCAGCTACTCGACCAATAATTTCATGTCCTGGCACCACGGGATATGTAGAGCCTTTCCAATCGTTTCTTACTGTATGAATATCGCTATGACAAACACCACAATATGTAATATCTATCTTAACATCGTCTGTTCCTACTGGTCTGCGTTCGATGTTTAAGGGTTTTAAATCTTCTGTTGATGCTGTTGCACCATATGCTTTTACTGTTGTTTTCAAATTTATGTGTTTTTTAGTAAAATTTTTAATTCAATCTCTGTATGTAATACTTTTGAAATTGGACAGACTGTTTTAGCTTCATGAGCAATTTGCTGAAATTCTTCTGCATCAATATCCGGAACATTCCCTTCTAAATTTAAAATGATTTTAGTAATTGTACCATCTTCAAAATTAACACTTGCACTAACGTTTAATGCTGTTACAGTAAAATTAGCTGCGTTAAGTAAAACACTTAATTGCATCGCAAAACAACCTGCATGTGCTGCTCCTATTAATTCTTCTGGATT is a window of Formosa sediminum DNA encoding:
- a CDS encoding OsmC family peroxiredoxin, whose protein sequence is MKFTRQADAQWKGNGKDGKGFITTGSKVLEHTPYSYNTRFEDGMKGTNPEELIGAAHAGCFAMQLSVLLNAANFTVTALNVSASVNFEDGTITKIILNLEGNVPDIDAEEFQQIAHEAKTVCPISKVLHTEIELKILLKNT
- a CDS encoding NAD(P)-dependent alcohol dehydrogenase; this translates as MKTTVKAYGATASTEDLKPLNIERRPVGTDDVKIDITYCGVCHSDIHTVRNDWKGSTYPVVPGHEIIGRVAEIGEHVKTFKVGDLVGVGCLVDSCKSCNSCHQDLEQFCEQGATWTYNSADKHLEGLQTYGGYSTAVVVNEKFVLRVPENLDEAATAPLLCAGITTWSPLNHWKVKKGDKVGIIGLGGLGHMGVKFAAAMGAHVVMITTTPEKGQDAKRLGAHEVLVSKNADDMKKHLNSFDFILNTIPVGHEMDPYLGLLKIDATMVLVGAVEPLKPFHGGSLIGGRKRVAGSLIGGIKETQDMLDFCGKHNITSDIELIDMQNINDAYERVTKNDVKYRFVIDMKSLK